The DNA region AGGAACACAATCTGCTTCCCCGCTGCAACCGGTAACCGGACTTGCCGTGTGGCACTCATCATCATCCGGACAATTCGGCTACCTCACATCCACATGGTTCTGGACGTTCTTCGCACTTCCGTTTGTAGCACTGATCGTCGGTTGGTGGAGAAAACGGTACATCGACAAATTGATGGGCGACAGCTCCTTCAGAAGATCTGAACTAGCCGTTCAAACCGCCGAAGAACGTCTGAAACAGGCTCGGATTAGTCTTCAGGAGAATGAAAACACAAAAGAAATTTACAATAGGGTTCACAAAGCTGTGGCCGGATTTATTAGTGACAAAACTGGTCTTCCTGAAGCCGGGTTGAGTGATCATGAGCTCATCGAAGCAGTTGAAAACCGCTCTGTAAATGGACAAACCATGAAATCACTCAAATATCTGCTTGATAAATGCAACACCATAAGTTTTGCACCAGCAGGCAGTAAAAGCGATATCCATTCAGATATTGATAAAGCAGAAAACGTGATCAAAGATCTAAAACGAGCACTTTGAAACAAAAATTAGTCTTTCTTATTCCGCTGCTTCTGTTTGCCACAGAACTCTTTGCCCAGCAGAACCGCTTTGATGAAGCAACTAATCTCCTGGAAGAGCAGAGATATGCGGATGCCATCGAAAGTTACAAATCAATTGCCGATGACGGGCACGTTTCTGGTGCGCTCTGGCTCAACCTTGGAGTTGCATACGCTCACCTTGACAGCCTCGGCAAGGCGAAGTACTACCTGATGCGATCTGCTGAATTTCCGGAGACCGAATCGATGGCCAGGGAATCACTGGATGTAGTTGAAAACCGTTTCAGCCGAAGATCAGCAGTACTGCCCATGCTTCCGTGGGATCGTTTTTTTCAATGGGCCGATGAATACTTCGGTTCTGTCACACTCCTGATTCTCGGATTAATTTTATTGAATGTCGGAGCTGGATTCGTCCTTGCGGCTTGGTTCCGGCCGGGTTATAAAAAGCCTTTTAAATATTTGAGTATCACATCCGGTGCACTTGCCGCAGTATTCATGTCCGTATCTCTATATGTCGACTACCAGAATGCACGATACGAAACTGGGGTTACGATCGACCGTCAGTCATCGGTCTACAGCAGGCCCGATACGCAATCAGCCGTTGAGGCAACCGCTTACGAAGGATATACGATGCGTGTTGACCTTAGAGAAAGTGAATCTGAAGCCGGCTGGTTCTATATCCGTCTTGAAAACGGTCGCTTTGGCTGGATTGAAGAGAATGCTGTTTTAACCTATTGATCTGCTAAATCAGATCAAATTATTTGAATTTCTGAACCAGGATGGCAACATCAAAAGAATTTATTCGGGATGATTTGGCACGGATATTTCATAAATTGAGGGTCTGTATTAAAATGAATTTTTAAACCCTATTGGTTCAGGTGAACAAAAAAAATCACAAGTTTATATCAATCGTCATTGCTACCATTTCCGCGGGTATTCCTATTGCAACCGTTGATGCTCATCAATTAAATTTTACCGATCCTGTCTTCTTATTAACCTGGTGCCTTCTCGGTGTCGTTGGATCGTTTGGCACATACTTATACTTCAATCTTACCATGCGCGACATGATCGGAACGTTTATCGTTGGCTACATGCTTGCGGTAATTCTCCGTTTTGTCGGCGACATCGTGGTTAACAGCGTCGCTCACAGTAACCTCACAAATACTCTTTTTCTCGCAATCGGAGTGGGTGCAGCTGCGGGCTGGATCGGCTCAGGACTTTGGATTCTGCTTAAAAAATCGAAACGAAGGAAAAAATAATGAGAGACGTCATCCGTCCTTCTCATAATTTTTAACCACTAACGACTGTTACTCCTCTGCTGAAAATAACATGATATTTGCCCAGCTTTTGCAATATAAGCCTCAACTTTTAACGTACTGCATAAAGCTATCGGTTCTATTGATTGGAATAACCTTAGCCATTTCCCCGAAATTGAAAGGTGCCGATTCTCCGAAATTGATCCTCATTCACATGGATGCGGTTTCAATAGAAGTTATACGCGAGGAAATCCAGGCAGGTAACCTGCCAAATATTGAAACACACTTTAAGGAGCAGGGGCTTTTAGAGCGGGCAATTACCTACTATCCATCAAAGACACCGTTTATTATCTCAAATATTCGCCAGGCCATTCCAAGCAGTGAAGGTGCTCTTGTGGGATGGGAAATTCCTGGTTTTGAGGATGAACAGTCTTACAACCTGGTAGATTCATTCCTAACGATGGCATTTAGCAAACATCGCCCCGCCCGCGCAAACCTTTTTTACGGGCTCCCTTTGACAAACAAGCTGAATCGACCCGCACTCATGAATACACTCGATCTGTTTGATGATTACCCTGTGATTGAGTTTTACTGGTACGCAATTGATACTTTTGG from Rhodohalobacter sp. SW132 includes:
- a CDS encoding SH3 domain-containing protein, with protein sequence MKQKLVFLIPLLLFATELFAQQNRFDEATNLLEEQRYADAIESYKSIADDGHVSGALWLNLGVAYAHLDSLGKAKYYLMRSAEFPETESMARESLDVVENRFSRRSAVLPMLPWDRFFQWADEYFGSVTLLILGLILLNVGAGFVLAAWFRPGYKKPFKYLSITSGALAAVFMSVSLYVDYQNARYETGVTIDRQSSVYSRPDTQSAVEATAYEGYTMRVDLRESESEAGWFYIRLENGRFGWIEENAVLTY